One genomic window of Rhinolophus ferrumequinum isolate MPI-CBG mRhiFer1 chromosome 23, mRhiFer1_v1.p, whole genome shotgun sequence includes the following:
- the RBM39 gene encoding RNA-binding protein 39 isoform X1 — translation MADDIDIEAMLEAPYKKDENKLSSANGHEERSKKRKKSKSRSRSHERKRSKSKERKRSRDRERKKSKSRERKRSRSKERRRSRSRSRDRRFRGRYRSPYSGPKFNSAIRGKIGLPHSIKLSRRRSRSKSPFRKDKSPVREPIDNLTPEERDARTVFCMQLAARIRPRDLEEFFSTVGKVRDVRMISDRNSRRSKGIAYVEFVDVSSVPLAIGLTGQRVLGVPIIVQASQAEKNRAAAMANNLQKGSAGPMRLYVGSLHFNITEDMLRGIFEPFGRIESIQLMMDSETGRSKGYGFITFSDSECAKKALEQLNGFELAGRPMKVGHVTERTDASSASSFLDSDELERTGIDLGTTGRLQLMARLAEGTGLQIPPAAQQALQMSGSLAFGAVADLQTRLSQQTEASALAAAASVQPLATQCFQLSNMFNPQTEEEVGWDTEIKDDVIEECNKHGGVIHIYVDKNSAQGNVYVKCPSIAAAIAAVNALHGRWFAGKMITAAYVPLPTYHNLFPDSMTATQLLVPSRR, via the exons GATGAGAACAAGTTGAGCAGTGCTAATGGCCATGAAGAACGTAGCAAAAA gaggaaaaaaagcaagagcAGAAGTCGTAGTCATGAacgaaaaagaagtaaaagtaagGAACGGAAGCGAAGCAgagatagagaaaggaaaaagagcaaaagCCGTGAAAGGAAGCGAAgtagaagcaaagaaaggagacGGAGTCGCTCAAGAAGTCGAGATCGCAGATTCAGAGGCCGCTACAGAAGTCCTTA cTCCGGACCAAAATTTAACAGTGCCATCCGAGGAAAGATTGGGTTGCCTCATAGCATCAAATTAAG CAGACGACGCTCCCGAAGCAAAAGTCCATTCAGAAAAGACAAGAGCCCTGTGAG GGAACCTATTGATAATCTAACTCCTGAGGAAAGAGATGCTAGGACAGTTTTCTGCATGCAGCTGGCAGCAAGAATTCGGCCAAGGGATCTGGAAGAGTTTTTCTCTACAGTAGGAAAG gttCGAGATGTGAGGATGATATCTGATAGAAATTCAAGACGTTCCAAGGGAATTGCTTACGTGGAGTTTGTTGATGTAAGCTCAGTGCCTCTAGCAATAGGATTAACTGGCCAACGTGTTTTAGGAGTGCCAATCATAGTACAGGCATCACAG GCAGAAAAAAACAGAGCTGCAGCAATGGCAAACAATCTGCAAAAGGGAAGTGCTGGACCTATGAGGCTTTATGTGGGCTCATTACACTTTAACATAACTGAAGATATGCTTCGGGGGATCTTTGAGCCTTTTGGAAGG attgAAAGTATACAACTCATGATGGATAGTGAAACAGGTCGATCCAAGGGATACGGATTTATTACG TTTTCTGATTCAGAATGTGCCAAGAAGGCTTTGGAACAACTTAATGGATTTGAGTTAGCAGGAAGGCCAATGAAAGTTGGCCATGTTACTGAACGTACTGATGCTTCCAGTGCTAGCTCATTTTTGGACAGTGATGAACTGGAAAGGACTGGAATTGATTTGGGAACAACTGGTCGTCTCCAATTAATGGCAAGACTTGCAGAGG GTACGGGTTTGCAGATCCCACCAGCAGCACAGCAAGCTCTACAAATGAGTGGCTCTTTGGCATTTGGTGCTGTGGCAG ATTTGCAAACAAGACTTTCCCAACAGACTGAAg cttcagCTTTAGCTGCAGCTGCCTCTGTTCAACCTCTCGCAACACAATGTTTTCAACTCTCTAACATGTTTAACCCTCAAAC AGAAGAAGAAGTTGGATGGGATACAGAGATTAAGGATGATGTGATTGAAGAATGTAATAAACATGGAGGAGTTATTCATATTTACGTTGACAAAAATTCAGCTCAG GGCAATGTGTATGTGAAGTGCCCATCAATTGCTGCAGCCATTGCTGCTGTCAATGCATTGCATGGCAGGTGGTTTGCTG GTAAAATGATAACAGCAGCATATGTACCTCTTCCAACTTATCACAACCTCTTTCCTGATTCTATGACAGCAACACAACTACTGGTTCCAAGTAGACGATGA
- the RBM39 gene encoding RNA-binding protein 39 isoform X3 encodes MADDIDIEAMLEAPYKKDENKLSSANGHEERSKKRKKSKSRSRSHERKRSKSKERKRSRDRERKKSKSRERKRSRSKERRRSRSRSRDRRFRGRYRSPYRRRSRSKSPFRKDKSPVREPIDNLTPEERDARTVFCMQLAARIRPRDLEEFFSTVGKVRDVRMISDRNSRRSKGIAYVEFVDVSSVPLAIGLTGQRVLGVPIIVQASQAEKNRAAAMANNLQKGSAGPMRLYVGSLHFNITEDMLRGIFEPFGRIESIQLMMDSETGRSKGYGFITFSDSECAKKALEQLNGFELAGRPMKVGHVTERTDASSASSFLDSDELERTGIDLGTTGRLQLMARLAEGTGLQIPPAAQQALQMSGSLAFGAVADLQTRLSQQTEASALAAAASVQPLATQCFQLSNMFNPQTEEEVGWDTEIKDDVIEECNKHGGVIHIYVDKNSAQGNVYVKCPSIAAAIAAVNALHGRWFAGKMITAAYVPLPTYHNLFPDSMTATQLLVPSRR; translated from the exons GATGAGAACAAGTTGAGCAGTGCTAATGGCCATGAAGAACGTAGCAAAAA gaggaaaaaaagcaagagcAGAAGTCGTAGTCATGAacgaaaaagaagtaaaagtaagGAACGGAAGCGAAGCAgagatagagaaaggaaaaagagcaaaagCCGTGAAAGGAAGCGAAgtagaagcaaagaaaggagacGGAGTCGCTCAAGAAGTCGAGATCGCAGATTCAGAGGCCGCTACAGAAGTCCTTA CAGACGACGCTCCCGAAGCAAAAGTCCATTCAGAAAAGACAAGAGCCCTGTGAG GGAACCTATTGATAATCTAACTCCTGAGGAAAGAGATGCTAGGACAGTTTTCTGCATGCAGCTGGCAGCAAGAATTCGGCCAAGGGATCTGGAAGAGTTTTTCTCTACAGTAGGAAAG gttCGAGATGTGAGGATGATATCTGATAGAAATTCAAGACGTTCCAAGGGAATTGCTTACGTGGAGTTTGTTGATGTAAGCTCAGTGCCTCTAGCAATAGGATTAACTGGCCAACGTGTTTTAGGAGTGCCAATCATAGTACAGGCATCACAG GCAGAAAAAAACAGAGCTGCAGCAATGGCAAACAATCTGCAAAAGGGAAGTGCTGGACCTATGAGGCTTTATGTGGGCTCATTACACTTTAACATAACTGAAGATATGCTTCGGGGGATCTTTGAGCCTTTTGGAAGG attgAAAGTATACAACTCATGATGGATAGTGAAACAGGTCGATCCAAGGGATACGGATTTATTACG TTTTCTGATTCAGAATGTGCCAAGAAGGCTTTGGAACAACTTAATGGATTTGAGTTAGCAGGAAGGCCAATGAAAGTTGGCCATGTTACTGAACGTACTGATGCTTCCAGTGCTAGCTCATTTTTGGACAGTGATGAACTGGAAAGGACTGGAATTGATTTGGGAACAACTGGTCGTCTCCAATTAATGGCAAGACTTGCAGAGG GTACGGGTTTGCAGATCCCACCAGCAGCACAGCAAGCTCTACAAATGAGTGGCTCTTTGGCATTTGGTGCTGTGGCAG ATTTGCAAACAAGACTTTCCCAACAGACTGAAg cttcagCTTTAGCTGCAGCTGCCTCTGTTCAACCTCTCGCAACACAATGTTTTCAACTCTCTAACATGTTTAACCCTCAAAC AGAAGAAGAAGTTGGATGGGATACAGAGATTAAGGATGATGTGATTGAAGAATGTAATAAACATGGAGGAGTTATTCATATTTACGTTGACAAAAATTCAGCTCAG GGCAATGTGTATGTGAAGTGCCCATCAATTGCTGCAGCCATTGCTGCTGTCAATGCATTGCATGGCAGGTGGTTTGCTG GTAAAATGATAACAGCAGCATATGTACCTCTTCCAACTTATCACAACCTCTTTCCTGATTCTATGACAGCAACACAACTACTGGTTCCAAGTAGACGATGA
- the RBM39 gene encoding RNA-binding protein 39 isoform X2: MADDIDIEAMLEAPYKKDENKLSSANGHEERSKKRKKSKSRSRSHERKRSKSKERKRSRDRERKKSKSRERKRSRSKERRRSRSRSRDRRFRGRYRSPYRRRSRSKSPFRKDKSPVREPIDNLTPEERDARTVFCMQLAARIRPRDLEEFFSTVGKVRDVRMISDRNSRRSKGIAYVEFVDVSSVPLAIGLTGQRVLGVPIIVQASQAEKNRAAAMANNLQKGSAGPMRLYVGSLHFNITEDMLRGIFEPFGRIESIQLMMDSETGRSKGYGFITFSDSECAKKALEQLNGFELAGRPMKVGHVTERTDASSASSFLDSDELERTGIDLGTTGRLQLMARLAEGTGLQIPPAAQQALQMSGSLAFGAVAEFSFVIDLQTRLSQQTEASALAAAASVQPLATQCFQLSNMFNPQTEEEVGWDTEIKDDVIEECNKHGGVIHIYVDKNSAQGNVYVKCPSIAAAIAAVNALHGRWFAGKMITAAYVPLPTYHNLFPDSMTATQLLVPSRR, translated from the exons GATGAGAACAAGTTGAGCAGTGCTAATGGCCATGAAGAACGTAGCAAAAA gaggaaaaaaagcaagagcAGAAGTCGTAGTCATGAacgaaaaagaagtaaaagtaagGAACGGAAGCGAAGCAgagatagagaaaggaaaaagagcaaaagCCGTGAAAGGAAGCGAAgtagaagcaaagaaaggagacGGAGTCGCTCAAGAAGTCGAGATCGCAGATTCAGAGGCCGCTACAGAAGTCCTTA CAGACGACGCTCCCGAAGCAAAAGTCCATTCAGAAAAGACAAGAGCCCTGTGAG GGAACCTATTGATAATCTAACTCCTGAGGAAAGAGATGCTAGGACAGTTTTCTGCATGCAGCTGGCAGCAAGAATTCGGCCAAGGGATCTGGAAGAGTTTTTCTCTACAGTAGGAAAG gttCGAGATGTGAGGATGATATCTGATAGAAATTCAAGACGTTCCAAGGGAATTGCTTACGTGGAGTTTGTTGATGTAAGCTCAGTGCCTCTAGCAATAGGATTAACTGGCCAACGTGTTTTAGGAGTGCCAATCATAGTACAGGCATCACAG GCAGAAAAAAACAGAGCTGCAGCAATGGCAAACAATCTGCAAAAGGGAAGTGCTGGACCTATGAGGCTTTATGTGGGCTCATTACACTTTAACATAACTGAAGATATGCTTCGGGGGATCTTTGAGCCTTTTGGAAGG attgAAAGTATACAACTCATGATGGATAGTGAAACAGGTCGATCCAAGGGATACGGATTTATTACG TTTTCTGATTCAGAATGTGCCAAGAAGGCTTTGGAACAACTTAATGGATTTGAGTTAGCAGGAAGGCCAATGAAAGTTGGCCATGTTACTGAACGTACTGATGCTTCCAGTGCTAGCTCATTTTTGGACAGTGATGAACTGGAAAGGACTGGAATTGATTTGGGAACAACTGGTCGTCTCCAATTAATGGCAAGACTTGCAGAGG GTACGGGTTTGCAGATCCCACCAGCAGCACAGCAAGCTCTACAAATGAGTGGCTCTTTGGCATTTGGTGCTGTGGCAG AATTCTCTTTTGTTATAGATTTGCAAACAAGACTTTCCCAACAGACTGAAg cttcagCTTTAGCTGCAGCTGCCTCTGTTCAACCTCTCGCAACACAATGTTTTCAACTCTCTAACATGTTTAACCCTCAAAC AGAAGAAGAAGTTGGATGGGATACAGAGATTAAGGATGATGTGATTGAAGAATGTAATAAACATGGAGGAGTTATTCATATTTACGTTGACAAAAATTCAGCTCAG GGCAATGTGTATGTGAAGTGCCCATCAATTGCTGCAGCCATTGCTGCTGTCAATGCATTGCATGGCAGGTGGTTTGCTG GTAAAATGATAACAGCAGCATATGTACCTCTTCCAACTTATCACAACCTCTTTCCTGATTCTATGACAGCAACACAACTACTGGTTCCAAGTAGACGATGA
- the RBM39 gene encoding RNA-binding protein 39 isoform X5 yields MADDIDIEAMLEAPYKKDENKLSSANGHEERSKKRKKSKSRSRSHERKRSKSKERKRSRDRERKKSKSRERKRSRSKERRRSRSRSRDRRFRGRYRSPYSGPKFNSAIRGKIGLPHSIKLSRRRSRSKSPFRKDKSPVREPIDNLTPEERDARTVFCMQLAARIRPRDLEEFFSTVGKVRDVRMISDRNSRRSKGIAYVEFVDVSSVPLAIGLTGQRVLGVPIIVQASQAEKNRAAAMANNLQKGSAGPMRLYVGSLHFNITEDMLRGIFEPFGRIESIQLMMDSETGRSKGYGFITFSDSECAKKALEQLNGFELAGRPMKVGHVTERTDASSASSFLDSDELERTGIDLGTTGRLQLMARLAEGTGLQIPPAAQQALQMSGSLAFGAVAEFSFVIDLQTRLSQQTEASALAAAASVQPLATQCFQLSNMFNPQTEEEVGWDTEIKDDVIEECNKHGGVIHIYVDKNSAQGNVYVKCPSIAAAIAAVNALHGRWFAGKMITAAYVPLPTYHNLFPDSMTATQLLVPSRR; encoded by the exons GATGAGAACAAGTTGAGCAGTGCTAATGGCCATGAAGAACGTAGCAAAAA gaggaaaaaaagcaagagcAGAAGTCGTAGTCATGAacgaaaaagaagtaaaagtaagGAACGGAAGCGAAGCAgagatagagaaaggaaaaagagcaaaagCCGTGAAAGGAAGCGAAgtagaagcaaagaaaggagacGGAGTCGCTCAAGAAGTCGAGATCGCAGATTCAGAGGCCGCTACAGAAGTCCTTA cTCCGGACCAAAATTTAACAGTGCCATCCGAGGAAAGATTGGGTTGCCTCATAGCATCAAATTAAG CAGACGACGCTCCCGAAGCAAAAGTCCATTCAGAAAAGACAAGAGCCCTGTGAG GGAACCTATTGATAATCTAACTCCTGAGGAAAGAGATGCTAGGACAGTTTTCTGCATGCAGCTGGCAGCAAGAATTCGGCCAAGGGATCTGGAAGAGTTTTTCTCTACAGTAGGAAAG gttCGAGATGTGAGGATGATATCTGATAGAAATTCAAGACGTTCCAAGGGAATTGCTTACGTGGAGTTTGTTGATGTAAGCTCAGTGCCTCTAGCAATAGGATTAACTGGCCAACGTGTTTTAGGAGTGCCAATCATAGTACAGGCATCACAG GCAGAAAAAAACAGAGCTGCAGCAATGGCAAACAATCTGCAAAAGGGAAGTGCTGGACCTATGAGGCTTTATGTGGGCTCATTACACTTTAACATAACTGAAGATATGCTTCGGGGGATCTTTGAGCCTTTTGGAAGG attgAAAGTATACAACTCATGATGGATAGTGAAACAGGTCGATCCAAGGGATACGGATTTATTACG TTTTCTGATTCAGAATGTGCCAAGAAGGCTTTGGAACAACTTAATGGATTTGAGTTAGCAGGAAGGCCAATGAAAGTTGGCCATGTTACTGAACGTACTGATGCTTCCAGTGCTAGCTCATTTTTGGACAGTGATGAACTGGAAAGGACTGGAATTGATTTGGGAACAACTGGTCGTCTCCAATTAATGGCAAGACTTGCAGAGG GTACGGGTTTGCAGATCCCACCAGCAGCACAGCAAGCTCTACAAATGAGTGGCTCTTTGGCATTTGGTGCTGTGGCAG AATTCTCTTTTGTTATAGATTTGCAAACAAGACTTTCCCAACAGACTGAAg cttcagCTTTAGCTGCAGCTGCCTCTGTTCAACCTCTCGCAACACAATGTTTTCAACTCTCTAACATGTTTAACCCTCAAAC AGAAGAAGAAGTTGGATGGGATACAGAGATTAAGGATGATGTGATTGAAGAATGTAATAAACATGGAGGAGTTATTCATATTTACGTTGACAAAAATTCAGCTCAG GGCAATGTGTATGTGAAGTGCCCATCAATTGCTGCAGCCATTGCTGCTGTCAATGCATTGCATGGCAGGTGGTTTGCTG GTAAAATGATAACAGCAGCATATGTACCTCTTCCAACTTATCACAACCTCTTTCCTGATTCTATGACAGCAACACAACTACTGGTTCCAAGTAGACGATGA
- the RBM39 gene encoding RNA-binding protein 39 isoform X4, whose amino-acid sequence MQLAARIRPRDLEEFFSTVGKVRDVRMISDRNSRRSKGIAYVEFVDVSSVPLAIGLTGQRVLGVPIIVQASQAEKNRAAAMANNLQKGSAGPMRLYVGSLHFNITEDMLRGIFEPFGRIESIQLMMDSETGRSKGYGFITFSDSECAKKALEQLNGFELAGRPMKVGHVTERTDASSASSFLDSDELERTGIDLGTTGRLQLMARLAEGTGLQIPPAAQQALQMSGSLAFGAVAEFSFVIDLQTRLSQQTEASALAAAASVQPLATQCFQLSNMFNPQTEEEVGWDTEIKDDVIEECNKHGGVIHIYVDKNSAQGNVYVKCPSIAAAIAAVNALHGRWFAGKMITAAYVPLPTYHNLFPDSMTATQLLVPSRR is encoded by the exons ATGCAGCTGGCAGCAAGAATTCGGCCAAGGGATCTGGAAGAGTTTTTCTCTACAGTAGGAAAG gttCGAGATGTGAGGATGATATCTGATAGAAATTCAAGACGTTCCAAGGGAATTGCTTACGTGGAGTTTGTTGATGTAAGCTCAGTGCCTCTAGCAATAGGATTAACTGGCCAACGTGTTTTAGGAGTGCCAATCATAGTACAGGCATCACAG GCAGAAAAAAACAGAGCTGCAGCAATGGCAAACAATCTGCAAAAGGGAAGTGCTGGACCTATGAGGCTTTATGTGGGCTCATTACACTTTAACATAACTGAAGATATGCTTCGGGGGATCTTTGAGCCTTTTGGAAGG attgAAAGTATACAACTCATGATGGATAGTGAAACAGGTCGATCCAAGGGATACGGATTTATTACG TTTTCTGATTCAGAATGTGCCAAGAAGGCTTTGGAACAACTTAATGGATTTGAGTTAGCAGGAAGGCCAATGAAAGTTGGCCATGTTACTGAACGTACTGATGCTTCCAGTGCTAGCTCATTTTTGGACAGTGATGAACTGGAAAGGACTGGAATTGATTTGGGAACAACTGGTCGTCTCCAATTAATGGCAAGACTTGCAGAGG GTACGGGTTTGCAGATCCCACCAGCAGCACAGCAAGCTCTACAAATGAGTGGCTCTTTGGCATTTGGTGCTGTGGCAG AATTCTCTTTTGTTATAGATTTGCAAACAAGACTTTCCCAACAGACTGAAg cttcagCTTTAGCTGCAGCTGCCTCTGTTCAACCTCTCGCAACACAATGTTTTCAACTCTCTAACATGTTTAACCCTCAAAC AGAAGAAGAAGTTGGATGGGATACAGAGATTAAGGATGATGTGATTGAAGAATGTAATAAACATGGAGGAGTTATTCATATTTACGTTGACAAAAATTCAGCTCAG GGCAATGTGTATGTGAAGTGCCCATCAATTGCTGCAGCCATTGCTGCTGTCAATGCATTGCATGGCAGGTGGTTTGCTG GTAAAATGATAACAGCAGCATATGTACCTCTTCCAACTTATCACAACCTCTTTCCTGATTCTATGACAGCAACACAACTACTGGTTCCAAGTAGACGATGA